One segment of Marvinbryantia formatexigens DSM 14469 DNA contains the following:
- a CDS encoding NPCBM/NEW2 domain-containing protein, translating into MYCHNCGKEIENGVKHCPHCGAQQMAVQNDASSAQSSGSGKNSGKKKPVGLIAAVAIVAVVLVVAFVMLTGKRTLHVEDYVGLRVEGLSTEGTAAVSFDTDMLLAHIGEKKTLTEREKEEIEALIAGAMKDFSLSKSSQLANGDEVTITSNLDQKLLNDYKISLKNGSVVATVEGLTEIQEIHLNDYMKLEFSGFDGDGYAYIDMDYEKLRSDVEAQVRALAEPQEAEKFISEEMDKYLYSLFLVTNPSEGLKNGDEATASISMDYTEISEYGIRFTWENITETAEGLLPTYTVALTDYLDCAFSGYDGAGYADITLDTEKLAADLQAAFEEEGRGVYGALQEDTDMAADIANAADIIRSSWRSNFTTAADKESALVNGDTVTVDCTYEQDTLYIYQIGVYLEGGTKEFTAENLEEPQEVDLAEALTVNFSGICPNVCAELTIDYDQPYVSLTSLWDMNSREWILAKDGDVYEGEITYDEQEMLENGYRVTNSSYSYTISGLNTYELTAQSLEDETVAALSSELEEQVRTEIIRSSEGILDYTGDRWLIWNESRMALDSFKIAYQTDEDDTENRLYLVYHMAVPGRKLSRQEEQRDIFAVVRFYDIEQTPQGELVYTDNWNMPLYTTEQEVQDFIAQDIAEMENAKILAEDASEETLALELRDIPEILGGEVTDTQVQTGEFADNVKNQAACYLTYEEHIYARFDMNLTWSLANTFCQTAGGHLATVTSAREKAVIEKLLEDAPYSEYWLGATDADWEGGWQWVTGEPFEWTDWDSGQPDNSSYAEEGENHLEMGRGFGNRWNDNYGENTDGGFILEIEPAETADAGAGENAEMTEEADAAGAEAEVSASAYLAELTPSASYNSGIEEYLTDPYGNDHFYSLYLDASQSGSLVYDLDGGWSELTGTISTWTEAESDCFFEIAIWGDDNLLFSKYNYQKGDAPVPFAIDVKGVEKLYIQTKAYGSTYNGYLFLNEGQLTADGTEETLEETRKPLGELALISSAGYEKKESGTYTDIYGDIHRDAYMFSASENGCALWNLDGNYTSFDAVLFAADNYDGYGTAQAGLEILLDGECVFEVEDYSILGGALPVSLDVTGKKTLEVRTRGNEENGSLYFYLGDTMLGGIPAQAAETEETPEFPEIPAVVEQRAADIVTQGNYRYYLFEEPLTWEQAEAFCTSAGGVLACPTDADKNLALQYMVSAGLGDSYWIGGRLTKGVWGWSNGAEFGNYLNWGSGKPDNVDSLEFLLSMDYDGTWNDLPADATRGFIMETAAVSGQQAEDTVRLSALEWSESNYCEVLDVYDMDETLTKAKTLEIGSVRMDASNNAYFRVRLDGKYGTLTGTAEPYSEASENVNMQLAVFGDGKLLWELRNIRKSEEETAFSVDVSGVNVLTVASSNNGSYDYGHLYFTGALAAGEAAGETMQIQRLADLIQVSETGTNTENTLFTDDYGILHDRFLEMSAQENSSVLYNLARNYTTFTGTITAWTDGATETDALVQIQADGETLYEISGFDISEGPVAFEVDLTGKGTLEIAASSEDRTWIYVTDDELAVK; encoded by the coding sequence CGCTGCATGTGGAGGATTATGTGGGACTGCGGGTGGAAGGACTGAGCACGGAGGGCACGGCGGCGGTTTCCTTTGATACAGACATGCTGCTGGCGCATATCGGTGAGAAAAAGACGCTGACAGAGCGGGAAAAAGAAGAGATTGAGGCGCTGATTGCCGGAGCCATGAAGGACTTTTCCCTCTCAAAGAGCAGCCAGCTTGCAAATGGGGACGAAGTGACCATTACGAGCAATCTGGACCAAAAGCTTTTAAATGATTATAAGATTTCACTGAAAAACGGTTCCGTCGTGGCGACGGTGGAAGGGCTTACCGAGATACAGGAAATCCATCTGAATGATTATATGAAGCTGGAATTTTCCGGCTTCGACGGGGACGGCTATGCTTACATAGATATGGATTATGAGAAGCTGCGAAGCGATGTGGAGGCACAGGTGCGCGCGCTGGCAGAGCCGCAGGAGGCGGAAAAATTCATTTCCGAAGAAATGGATAAATATCTGTATTCTCTTTTTCTGGTTACCAATCCAAGCGAAGGACTGAAAAACGGGGATGAGGCGACGGCTTCCATCAGTATGGATTATACGGAAATCAGCGAGTACGGCATCCGCTTTACCTGGGAGAACATAACGGAGACGGCGGAAGGTCTGCTGCCGACGTATACGGTTGCCCTGACGGACTATCTGGATTGTGCATTTTCCGGCTATGACGGCGCCGGATATGCGGACATAACCCTGGATACAGAAAAGCTGGCAGCCGATTTGCAGGCGGCGTTTGAGGAGGAAGGACGCGGCGTCTACGGCGCGCTGCAGGAAGATACGGATATGGCGGCGGACATTGCCAATGCCGCAGACATTATCCGCAGCAGCTGGCGCAGCAATTTTACCACGGCGGCGGATAAGGAGTCGGCGCTGGTAAACGGCGATACGGTAACAGTGGACTGCACATATGAGCAGGATACGCTTTATATTTATCAGATTGGCGTATATCTGGAGGGAGGCACGAAGGAATTTACCGCAGAAAATCTGGAGGAACCGCAGGAGGTAGACCTGGCGGAGGCGCTGACGGTGAATTTCTCCGGAATCTGCCCGAATGTATGCGCGGAGCTGACGATTGATTACGACCAGCCATATGTGTCGCTGACCTCGCTGTGGGATATGAACAGCAGAGAGTGGATTCTGGCGAAGGACGGCGATGTTTACGAGGGAGAAATCACATATGATGAGCAGGAAATGCTGGAGAACGGCTACCGTGTGACAAACAGCTCCTACAGCTATACGATTTCCGGGCTGAATACCTATGAGCTCACGGCGCAGTCGCTGGAGGATGAGACGGTCGCTGCGCTGTCATCGGAGCTGGAAGAGCAGGTGAGGACAGAAATTATCCGTTCCTCGGAGGGGATTCTGGATTATACCGGCGACAGATGGCTTATCTGGAATGAAAGCAGGATGGCGCTGGATTCCTTTAAAATCGCTTATCAGACCGATGAGGATGACACGGAAAACCGGCTGTATCTTGTGTATCATATGGCGGTTCCGGGCAGAAAGCTGAGCAGGCAGGAGGAGCAGCGGGATATCTTTGCGGTGGTGCGTTTCTATGATATAGAGCAGACGCCGCAGGGAGAGCTTGTGTATACGGATAACTGGAACATGCCGCTGTACACGACAGAGCAGGAGGTGCAGGACTTTATCGCGCAGGATATTGCTGAAATGGAAAATGCAAAGATTCTGGCGGAGGATGCGTCGGAGGAGACACTGGCTCTGGAGCTTCGCGATATACCGGAAATCCTGGGCGGGGAAGTGACAGATACGCAGGTACAGACCGGGGAATTTGCGGATAACGTAAAGAACCAGGCGGCGTGCTATCTGACATATGAAGAACATATTTACGCGCGGTTTGACATGAATCTTACCTGGAGCCTGGCGAATACCTTCTGCCAGACGGCGGGCGGACATCTTGCCACGGTTACCTCTGCGCGCGAAAAGGCGGTTATAGAGAAGCTTCTGGAGGATGCGCCTTACAGCGAATACTGGCTCGGAGCGACGGATGCCGACTGGGAAGGCGGCTGGCAGTGGGTAACGGGTGAACCGTTTGAATGGACAGACTGGGACAGCGGACAGCCGGATAACTCCAGCTATGCAGAAGAGGGCGAAAATCATCTGGAAATGGGAAGAGGCTTTGGAAACCGCTGGAATGACAATTACGGAGAAAACACAGACGGCGGCTTTATTCTGGAGATCGAGCCTGCGGAGACGGCGGACGCCGGTGCCGGAGAAAACGCGGAAATGACGGAAGAAGCGGACGCAGCCGGAGCAGAGGCAGAGGTCAGCGCATCGGCGTATCTGGCAGAGCTGACACCGTCCGCATCTTATAACAGCGGCATCGAAGAATATCTGACAGACCCGTATGGAAACGACCATTTTTACAGCCTGTACCTGGATGCATCCCAGAGCGGAAGTCTGGTGTACGATCTGGACGGCGGCTGGTCAGAGCTGACAGGAACGATCAGTACCTGGACGGAAGCGGAGAGCGACTGTTTCTTTGAGATTGCCATCTGGGGCGACGATAATCTGCTGTTTTCGAAATACAATTATCAGAAGGGCGATGCGCCGGTTCCGTTTGCCATTGACGTAAAAGGCGTGGAGAAGCTTTATATCCAGACAAAGGCTTACGGAAGCACCTACAACGGATATCTGTTCCTGAATGAGGGGCAGCTGACGGCGGATGGCACGGAAGAGACTCTGGAAGAGACGCGAAAGCCGCTTGGCGAGCTGGCGCTGATAAGCTCTGCCGGATACGAAAAGAAGGAATCCGGAACGTATACAGACATTTACGGAGACATTCACCGCGACGCTTATATGTTCTCTGCATCAGAAAATGGTTGTGCGCTCTGGAATCTGGACGGAAATTATACTTCCTTTGACGCGGTGCTTTTTGCAGCGGATAATTACGACGGTTATGGCACGGCGCAGGCGGGTCTGGAAATCCTGCTGGACGGAGAGTGTGTCTTTGAGGTGGAGGATTATTCCATCCTTGGCGGGGCGCTCCCGGTTTCCCTGGATGTGACCGGTAAAAAGACGCTGGAGGTGCGCACGCGGGGCAATGAGGAGAACGGCAGTCTGTACTTCTATCTGGGGGATACGATGCTGGGCGGAATACCTGCGCAGGCGGCAGAGACAGAAGAGACACCGGAATTTCCGGAAATTCCGGCGGTCGTAGAGCAGCGGGCGGCGGATATTGTGACGCAGGGAAATTACCGCTACTATTTATTTGAAGAGCCGCTCACCTGGGAGCAGGCGGAGGCGTTCTGCACATCGGCAGGCGGAGTGCTGGCGTGTCCGACGGATGCGGACAAAAATCTGGCGCTGCAGTATATGGTGTCAGCCGGACTGGGCGACAGCTACTGGATTGGCGGAAGACTGACAAAGGGCGTCTGGGGCTGGAGCAATGGAGCGGAATTTGGAAACTATCTGAACTGGGGAAGCGGAAAGCCGGATAACGTGGACAGTCTGGAATTTCTTCTGAGCATGGACTATGACGGCACCTGGAATGACCTTCCTGCGGATGCGACGAGAGGATTTATCATGGAGACAGCCGCCGTATCCGGACAGCAGGCGGAGGATACGGTGCGCCTGTCCGCTCTGGAATGGTCAGAGAGCAATTACTGCGAGGTTCTGGATGTTTATGATATGGACGAAACGCTGACGAAGGCGAAAACGCTGGAGATTGGCAGCGTGCGCATGGATGCTTCCAATAACGCGTACTTCCGCGTCCGGCTGGACGGAAAATACGGGACGCTGACGGGAACGGCGGAGCCTTATTCGGAAGCTTCGGAAAATGTGAATATGCAGCTTGCTGTGTTCGGGGACGGAAAGCTTTTGTGGGAGCTGCGCAATATACGGAAATCTGAGGAAGAGACGGCGTTTTCTGTGGACGTGAGCGGGGTAAACGTGCTGACGGTGGCGAGCTCCAATAATGGAAGCTACGATTATGGGCATCTGTATTTTACCGGTGCGCTTGCGGCGGGAGAAGCCGCAGGCGAAACGATGCAGATCCAGCGCCTGGCGGATCTGATTCAGGTATCTGAGACTGGCACGAACACGGAAAATACGCTCTTTACGGACGATTATGGAATCCTGCATGACCGCTTCCTGGAAATGAGCGCGCAGGAAAATTCCAGTGTGCTTTACAATCTGGCGAGGAATTATACGACCTTTACCGGCACGATTACTGCATGGACGGACGGGGCGACGGAGACAGACGCGCTTGTTCAGATACAGGCGGACGGAGAGACCCTGTATGAAATTTCCGGTTTTGATATTTCTGAGGGACCGGTTGCCTTTGAGGTGGATCTGACAGGAAAAGGTACGCTGGAGATCGCGGCGTCGTCGGAGGACAGAACATGGATTTATGTGACCGATGATGAGCTTGCGGTGAAGTAG
- a CDS encoding helix-turn-helix domain-containing protein, with product MSRQRTMEAISASEYVTIGELVRLTNVRYSTLKFYTEEGMLPFEQAEENLTRRYRRLESIERISYIRKLREQKKTIPEIKVILSQEQAEE from the coding sequence ATGTCAAGGCAACGCACAATGGAGGCAATCTCCGCCTCAGAATATGTAACAATCGGAGAGCTGGTCCGCTTAACAAATGTACGGTACAGCACGTTAAAATTTTACACCGAGGAGGGTATGCTGCCCTTTGAGCAGGCGGAAGAAAACCTGACGCGGCGCTACCGGCGGTTGGAAAGTATTGAGCGTATCTCTTATATCCGAAAGCTGCGGGAGCAGAAGAAAACCATCCCGGAAATCAAAGTCATCCTCAGCCAGGAGCAGGCAGAGGAATGA
- a CDS encoding YARHG domain-containing protein: MKQMKKLKKAAAAGICACVVLSAQGAGGLAAEIKAGTTEQSQAVGENGAPEKTQATGENGAPGKNQSAGENGTSEKSGTTQAAETAETVWEPGETEYYLEESNSRFLEEEELQGWTRRQLEYARYEIYARRGMLFDEPEVAEYFSGKSWYFGFIKESDFPENMLNEYEVANAELLDRLAAEAEDTAETEAVSETEKALEEADDTETEEGAESTNGTEAANVPEEPEAETGNADGAEAGADVSSGADAEPGDSETETDAKPEVHYVPGEYTAYADGYAGKIMVTCTFDETGIVNMGMNLSGETKGQGAEIGNDLIKSILEAQTSEVDVISGATVTSGAVKEAVADCMEQAKVSGEEETEALTEGETEAQSESEVQAEMETAEPEPETESAATEAETEPETESIATEAEIEPETAAPETEAGAEVETESTATEAEAGAEPETESATTEAETEAGFSRNEDLHDVDIMEEIEKMEAEESGEEAEHDAEEMAGTQEIKEPQAEESADMAPVIDYIFPDVAERYLDRSEVSRLSPQAISYAKNEIYARHGRKFASQELRDYFGTKSWYAGIIDADDFTDKVFNDYEQKNLLLIVEYDTYKLDQPGYDIYRVEEELSLFAAETSEATIAPESGYLSGQYIFADSDIRYLTEEEVNVLSARVACYARYEIYARRGAIFTPQELQEYFGGKDWYAGRASLSEFSSEMFNQYELYNINLLNEREKELEPDGYLNR; this comes from the coding sequence ATGAAGCAGATGAAGAAACTGAAAAAAGCGGCGGCAGCCGGAATCTGCGCCTGCGTGGTGTTATCCGCGCAGGGCGCAGGCGGACTGGCTGCGGAAATAAAAGCAGGGACGACAGAGCAATCCCAGGCAGTCGGAGAAAACGGAGCGCCGGAGAAAACCCAGGCGACCGGAGAAAACGGAGCGCCGGGGAAAAACCAGTCAGCCGGAGAAAACGGGACATCAGAAAAGTCCGGAACGACCCAGGCGGCAGAAACGGCAGAGACTGTCTGGGAGCCTGGGGAAACGGAATATTATCTTGAGGAGAGCAACAGTCGTTTTCTGGAGGAAGAAGAGCTGCAGGGCTGGACGCGCAGGCAGCTGGAATATGCCCGGTATGAAATCTATGCGCGCCGCGGAATGCTTTTTGACGAGCCGGAGGTCGCGGAATATTTTTCCGGAAAAAGCTGGTATTTCGGGTTTATTAAGGAAAGCGATTTCCCGGAAAACATGCTGAACGAATATGAGGTGGCGAACGCAGAGCTGCTGGACAGACTGGCGGCGGAAGCGGAGGATACGGCGGAAACAGAGGCTGTATCGGAAACGGAGAAAGCGCTGGAAGAGGCGGACGACACGGAGACAGAAGAGGGAGCGGAGAGCACGAACGGGACGGAAGCGGCGAATGTGCCGGAAGAGCCGGAGGCAGAAACAGGGAATGCGGACGGGGCAGAAGCAGGTGCAGATGTATCTTCCGGAGCAGACGCAGAGCCGGGGGATTCGGAAACGGAAACAGATGCGAAACCGGAGGTTCATTATGTTCCGGGGGAATATACGGCGTATGCCGACGGCTATGCGGGGAAAATTATGGTGACCTGTACCTTTGATGAAACGGGAATCGTGAATATGGGCATGAACCTTTCCGGAGAGACGAAGGGACAGGGCGCGGAGATTGGAAACGATTTAATCAAGAGTATTCTGGAAGCACAGACAAGCGAAGTGGATGTAATCTCCGGCGCAACCGTAACATCCGGGGCAGTAAAAGAAGCGGTCGCGGACTGCATGGAGCAGGCGAAGGTGTCCGGGGAGGAAGAAACAGAGGCGCTGACCGAAGGTGAAACGGAAGCACAGAGCGAAAGCGAAGTCCAGGCAGAGATGGAAACTGCAGAGCCAGAACCAGAAACAGAAAGCGCAGCAACGGAAGCGGAAACAGAGCCGGAAACAGAAAGCATTGCAACGGAAGCGGAAATAGAGCCGGAAACTGCAGCGCCGGAAACGGAAGCCGGGGCGGAGGTGGAAACAGAAAGCACTGCAACGGAGGCGGAAGCCGGGGCGGAGCCGGAAACAGAAAGCGCAACAACGGAAGCGGAAACAGAAGCCGGATTCAGCAGAAACGAGGATCTGCATGATGTGGACATCATGGAGGAAATTGAAAAAATGGAAGCGGAGGAAAGCGGCGAAGAAGCGGAGCATGATGCAGAGGAAATGGCGGGGACGCAGGAAATAAAGGAACCGCAGGCGGAGGAAAGCGCCGACATGGCGCCTGTCATAGACTATATTTTCCCGGACGTAGCCGAGCGGTATCTGGATCGTTCGGAAGTGTCACGGCTCTCCCCGCAGGCAATCAGCTATGCGAAAAATGAAATCTATGCGCGCCACGGACGCAAATTTGCATCGCAGGAGCTGCGGGATTACTTTGGCACGAAGAGCTGGTATGCGGGGATAATTGACGCTGATGATTTCACAGACAAGGTGTTTAACGATTACGAGCAGAAAAATCTTCTGCTGATAGTAGAGTATGATACCTACAAGCTGGACCAGCCAGGCTACGACATTTACCGGGTGGAAGAAGAGCTTTCGCTGTTTGCGGCGGAAACGTCCGAGGCGACCATCGCGCCGGAATCCGGCTATCTGTCCGGGCAGTATATATTTGCGGACAGCGATATCCGCTATCTGACGGAGGAAGAGGTCAATGTACTCTCGGCACGCGTGGCATGTTATGCGCGCTATGAAATCTATGCGCGCCGGGGCGCCATCTTCACACCGCAGGAGCTGCAGGAATACTTTGGCGGCAAGGACTGGTATGCCGGAAGAGCGAGCCTGTCAGAATTTTCCTCGGAAATGTTTAATCAATATGAGTTATATAACATAAATCTTTTAAATGAGCGTGAAAAAGAATTGGAGCCGGACGGCTATCTGAACCGGTAA
- the argS gene encoding arginine--tRNA ligase produces MKKILTLIEEELIPAFEKAGVDASYAKVTVSNRPDLCEFQCNGAMVAAKKYKKAPIMIAKDVVAALQGDAMFAMAEAVNPGFINLKLSGEFLAGFLNDMQADENLSVEKTAKPRKIILDYGGANVAKPLHVGHLRSAIIGESIKRMGRFMGHEVIGDVHLGDWGLQMGLIITELRRRQPELVYFQEGYTGEYPQEAPFTIGDLEEIYPAASKKSKEDEAYRGEALEATKQLQQGNPGYRALWQHIMRVSIADLKKNYSRLNVEFDLWKGESDAQPYIPEMVQRMKDEGFAHEDQGALVVDVKEETDTKEIPPCIILKSDGASLYATTDLATIVERMKLYQPDEIFYLTDKRQEMHFIQVFRTARKTGLVKEDTKLSFLGFGTMNGKDGKPFKTRDGGVMRLENLIADIEEEMYRKIMDNHEIDPQEARETAKIVGLSAIKYGDLSNQASKDYVFDIDRFTSFEGNTGPYILYTIVRIKSILNKYQAAGGSTENGVMLAAANESEKALCLELGRFNGVMENAFEETAPHKICSYIYDLANEFNRFYHETKILSEENEAQKASWIALLRLTRRVLETCIDVLGFEAPERM; encoded by the coding sequence ATGAAAAAAATACTTACGTTAATTGAGGAAGAACTGATTCCCGCGTTTGAGAAAGCGGGAGTGGATGCGTCTTACGCGAAGGTGACGGTTTCCAACCGTCCGGATTTATGTGAATTCCAGTGCAACGGCGCGATGGTGGCGGCGAAAAAATACAAAAAAGCGCCGATTATGATTGCAAAAGATGTAGTTGCCGCACTGCAGGGAGATGCAATGTTTGCGATGGCGGAGGCGGTAAATCCGGGCTTTATCAATTTAAAGCTGTCGGGTGAGTTCCTGGCGGGCTTTTTAAACGATATGCAGGCGGATGAAAACCTGTCTGTGGAAAAGACCGCAAAGCCGAGGAAGATTATCCTGGATTACGGCGGGGCAAATGTTGCAAAGCCGCTCCATGTGGGACATCTGCGTTCCGCCATTATCGGCGAGAGCATCAAGCGGATGGGACGTTTTATGGGGCATGAGGTGATCGGCGACGTCCATCTTGGCGACTGGGGGCTGCAGATGGGACTGATTATCACGGAGCTGCGCAGGCGGCAGCCGGAGCTGGTATATTTCCAGGAGGGCTACACCGGGGAGTATCCGCAGGAGGCGCCCTTTACCATCGGCGATCTGGAGGAAATCTATCCGGCGGCGAGCAAAAAATCGAAGGAGGACGAAGCGTACCGCGGGGAGGCGCTGGAGGCGACAAAGCAGCTTCAGCAGGGAAATCCGGGATACCGCGCGCTCTGGCAGCACATCATGCGCGTTTCCATTGCCGATCTGAAGAAGAATTACAGCCGTCTGAACGTGGAGTTTGATCTCTGGAAGGGCGAATCGGACGCGCAGCCGTACATTCCGGAGATGGTGCAGCGCATGAAGGACGAGGGCTTTGCCCACGAGGACCAGGGAGCGCTGGTGGTGGATGTGAAGGAAGAGACGGACACGAAGGAAATTCCGCCGTGCATCATCCTGAAATCAGACGGAGCGTCGCTGTATGCGACCACCGACCTGGCAACGATTGTGGAGCGCATGAAGCTCTACCAGCCGGACGAGATTTTCTACCTGACGGATAAGCGGCAGGAAATGCATTTCATCCAGGTCTTCCGCACGGCGCGGAAGACCGGGCTTGTAAAAGAGGACACAAAGCTCTCCTTCCTTGGCTTCGGCACCATGAACGGAAAGGATGGCAAGCCGTTTAAGACAAGGGACGGCGGCGTGATGCGTCTGGAAAATCTGATCGCGGATATCGAGGAAGAAATGTACCGCAAGATTATGGACAATCACGAGATCGACCCGCAGGAGGCGCGTGAGACGGCGAAAATCGTCGGACTTTCAGCGATTAAGTACGGCGATCTGTCAAACCAGGCGTCCAAGGATTACGTGTTTGATATAGACAGATTCACCTCCTTTGAGGGGAATACCGGACCGTATATTCTGTATACGATTGTGCGTATTAAATCGATCCTGAATAAATATCAGGCGGCGGGCGGCAGCACGGAAAACGGTGTTATGCTGGCGGCGGCAAATGAAAGCGAGAAGGCGCTGTGCCTGGAGCTGGGACGTTTTAACGGTGTGATGGAAAACGCCTTTGAGGAGACGGCTCCGCACAAAATCTGTTCCTATATATATGACCTGGCAAATGAGTTCAACCGTTTCTATCACGAAACGAAGATTTTAAGCGAGGAAAATGAGGCGCAGAAGGCTTCCTGGATCGCGCTGCTTCGTCTGACGAGGAGGGTGCTGGAGACGTGCATCGATGTGCTCGGCTTTGAGGCACCGGAGAGAATGTAG
- a CDS encoding lactate utilization protein codes for MSAMSIFYEKQAETVIKALQKRGMDGYYCPDSKSAVEKVLSLIPEGATVTWGGSESITECGLLDALKNAPVELWDRAEIPQEERKAFYRKAFSADFYLMSANAVTLDGQLVNIDGTGNRVAALSYGPDCVILLVGMNKIVPDLDAAIARVHNIAAPPNAIRLGLSTPCAKDGVCHNCFSPEKICNMLHVQHYNRFPGRIRVILVGESLGF; via the coding sequence ATGAGTGCAATGTCCATTTTTTATGAGAAACAGGCGGAAACCGTCATCAAAGCACTGCAGAAGCGCGGAATGGACGGCTATTACTGCCCGGACAGCAAAAGCGCTGTTGAAAAAGTATTGTCTCTGATTCCGGAAGGCGCTACCGTTACCTGGGGCGGTTCGGAATCCATCACAGAATGCGGTCTGCTGGATGCTCTGAAAAATGCGCCGGTAGAACTCTGGGACCGCGCTGAAATTCCGCAGGAGGAGCGTAAAGCATTTTATCGCAAGGCATTTTCCGCAGATTTTTATCTGATGAGCGCAAATGCCGTCACGCTTGACGGGCAGCTCGTCAATATAGACGGAACGGGCAACCGCGTTGCCGCGCTCTCCTACGGACCGGATTGTGTGATTCTGCTGGTTGGCATGAACAAAATTGTGCCGGATCTGGATGCCGCTATCGCGCGCGTACATAATATTGCCGCGCCGCCAAATGCCATCCGGCTCGGTCTTTCCACTCCCTGCGCGAAGGACGGCGTCTGTCACAACTGCTTCTCCCCGGAGAAGATATGCAATATGTTGCATGTACAGCACTACAACCGTTTTCCGGGACGCATCCGGGTCATCCTGGTCGGAGAATCCCTCGGATTCTAA
- a CDS encoding GOLPH3/VPS74 family protein, whose amino-acid sequence MHELTLTQEYMICAVDNKGKISSFNVERLVCLLASGLLELQLEGCILLDQKTVTVTGALPEQKQYLKPLYDFLNQSSQRKPVKIEKVLEAYTYSVTDKNITALFDSVGMSLKNIGLAEVSKAGLLGKRNTYIPCKEAVHYVIDMIRSELLENVEVTEDIASLVILLDKSDLLKTYFSKYEQREIKAKLKEITGSDAGKAVAAMVAYIENLFALIVSLTVFYS is encoded by the coding sequence ATGCATGAATTAACACTTACACAGGAGTACATGATCTGCGCGGTGGACAATAAAGGAAAAATTTCCAGTTTTAATGTAGAAAGGCTTGTCTGCCTGCTGGCATCGGGGTTGCTGGAGCTGCAGCTGGAGGGTTGTATCCTGCTCGACCAAAAAACGGTCACTGTAACCGGTGCCCTTCCGGAGCAGAAGCAATATCTGAAGCCTCTGTATGACTTTTTGAATCAGTCATCACAGCGAAAGCCCGTAAAAATAGAAAAGGTTCTGGAAGCCTATACGTATTCTGTTACAGACAAAAATATCACCGCATTATTTGATTCTGTCGGCATGTCCCTGAAAAATATCGGGCTGGCAGAGGTGTCAAAGGCAGGGCTTCTTGGAAAACGGAACACTTACATTCCGTGCAAAGAAGCTGTTCATTATGTTATCGATATGATACGGTCCGAGCTTCTGGAAAACGTAGAGGTCACAGAAGATATCGCTTCTCTTGTCATTCTTCTGGATAAGAGCGACCTGCTGAAAACCTATTTTTCCAAATATGAGCAGCGTGAAATCAAAGCGAAGCTGAAGGAAATCACCGGCTCCGATGCCGGAAAAGCGGTTGCCGCAATGGTTGCTTATATAGAAAATCTGTTTGCGCTCATCGTTTCTCTGACCGTCTTTTACAGCTAA